A single genomic interval of Streptococcus suis harbors:
- a CDS encoding DUF3267 domain-containing protein, giving the protein MENKKKLYEVDVRSDKQLAARLYVTTVLLVFPFYWLFGFIASKVEFQNVMNEMQFIEALFVFLLLIIMHEWIHGLFFKIFCPKNPVKYGIKWKTGTAYAISPNSLYNRFQTVVIALAPFVLISLGLTASAMFGWLDKGAYQILATMHSVACIGDFYYTYLLMAKFKEVAVEVAVTEKSLIIYQA; this is encoded by the coding sequence ATGGAAAATAAAAAGAAATTATATGAAGTAGATGTTAGAAGTGATAAACAGTTGGCAGCAAGGTTATACGTAACTACAGTTTTATTAGTGTTTCCGTTCTATTGGCTATTTGGATTCATAGCTTCAAAAGTTGAGTTTCAAAATGTTATGAATGAGATGCAATTTATAGAAGCACTATTTGTTTTTCTATTGCTTATTATCATGCATGAATGGATTCATGGACTGTTTTTTAAAATTTTTTGTCCCAAAAATCCTGTCAAATATGGAATTAAATGGAAAACAGGAACGGCTTATGCAATCAGTCCCAACTCCCTTTATAATCGTTTCCAAACAGTTGTAATTGCCCTTGCCCCCTTCGTTCTGATTAGTTTGGGCTTGACAGCATCTGCAATGTTTGGTTGGCTTGATAAAGGGGCTTATCAGATTCTAGCAACCATGCATTCAGTGGCTTGTATTGGTGATTTCTATTATACATATTTACTGATGGCAAAATTCAAAGAGGTGGCGGTAGAAGTAGCTGTAACAGAAAAGAGCTTGATAATCTACCAAGCTTAG
- a CDS encoding cytidine deaminase family protein translates to MERVSDIWQELYNQAKVHYAPHYVSPFIYSNHVVAAIEAEDGQIYTGYCFEATAGVFHLCAERAAAFNMFQDSGQMTIKRIIAFRNQAPSGEGSGMPCGACREFLMQLSAENAQTEIMVDFDKRETITLGELMPYWWGEERMQAGVDHLE, encoded by the coding sequence ATGGAACGTGTAAGTGATATTTGGCAAGAGTTGTATAATCAGGCAAAAGTCCATTATGCTCCGCATTATGTTTCGCCTTTCATTTATTCAAACCATGTCGTTGCTGCAATTGAGGCAGAAGATGGACAAATTTACACCGGTTATTGCTTTGAGGCAACAGCAGGTGTATTTCATCTTTGTGCAGAGAGAGCAGCTGCCTTTAATATGTTTCAGGATAGTGGGCAGATGACGATAAAACGCATTATTGCCTTTCGAAATCAAGCTCCCTCTGGAGAGGGTTCGGGAATGCCTTGCGGAGCTTGTCGTGAATTTTTGATGCAACTGTCGGCTGAGAATGCACAGACAGAAATCATGGTTGATTTTGACAAACGAGAAACCATCACATTAGGCGAACTCATGCCTTACTGGTGGGGTGAAGAAAGAATGCAAGCTGGTGTGGATCACTTGGAATAA
- a CDS encoding O-methyltransferase encodes MVESYSKNANHNMRRPVVKEEIVDFMRTRQAQNTGFLKELEEFARQENIPVIPHETVAYFRLLMQTLQPKRILEIGTAIGFSALLMADNSPYSKITTIDRNEEMIGFAKENFAKYDQRQQIELLEGEAMDILPTLPNDVYDFVFMDSAKSKYIVFLPEVLKKVKVGGLIILDDIFQGGDVAKDIKDVRRGQRTIYKGLQRLFDATLDNPDVTASLVSMSDGLLMLRKNRENVDLKHTEI; translated from the coding sequence ATGGTCGAATCATATAGTAAAAACGCAAATCACAATATGCGCCGTCCGGTTGTCAAGGAAGAAATTGTGGATTTTATGCGAACACGTCAGGCGCAAAATACAGGTTTTTTGAAAGAACTGGAAGAGTTTGCTCGTCAAGAAAATATTCCAGTTATCCCTCATGAAACGGTTGCTTATTTCCGCTTGCTGATGCAGACACTCCAACCTAAACGTATTTTAGAAATTGGAACTGCTATTGGCTTTTCTGCGTTACTGATGGCTGACAATAGCCCGTATTCGAAGATTACAACGATTGATCGAAATGAAGAAATGATTGGCTTTGCAAAGGAAAACTTTGCCAAATATGATCAGCGCCAGCAGATTGAATTGCTGGAAGGGGAAGCCATGGACATTCTTCCGACTTTACCAAATGACGTATATGATTTTGTTTTCATGGATTCTGCTAAATCAAAATATATTGTATTTTTACCAGAAGTCTTGAAAAAGGTCAAAGTAGGCGGTCTAATCATTTTGGATGACATCTTCCAAGGAGGAGATGTTGCCAAAGACATCAAGGATGTCAGAAGAGGGCAGCGCACTATTTATAAGGGATTGCAACGTTTATTCGATGCGACTTTGGATAATCCAGATGTGACTGCTAGTCTTGTTTCCATGAGTGACGGTCTCCTTATGTTGAGGAAAAATAGGGAAAATGTTGACTTAAAACATACAGAAATTTAA
- a CDS encoding CPBP family intramembrane glutamic endopeptidase: MLKFIKHVALLFLYFVAYQITSGFLMVGPTLQSIQDIPAQLIDSTIWICAIIGLVLSIALIILLWKYIYPRHSVDYRVTALWFHKIQWPILLYIAFFIFQFIVPVPESENQKLVIEFVSAYPLIAFSSVVVFAPILEELIFRGFLATYFFPKMAGMKAVGIYLVVTGSLFSLVHMPATLPQFLIYFTMGLNLGWLYLIRCDIRYPIALHMLNNGISYLMIVFLV, translated from the coding sequence ATGTTGAAATTTATCAAACACGTCGCATTACTATTTCTATACTTTGTTGCCTATCAGATTACATCTGGTTTTCTAATGGTAGGACCAACTTTACAAAGCATACAAGACATACCTGCCCAGTTGATTGACAGTACAATTTGGATTTGTGCGATAATTGGTCTTGTTCTCTCCATTGCGCTCATTATTTTGTTATGGAAGTATATCTATCCACGTCATTCTGTTGACTATCGTGTGACAGCTTTATGGTTCCATAAGATTCAATGGCCGATATTACTCTATATTGCATTTTTTATCTTCCAATTTATTGTACCAGTCCCAGAAAGTGAAAATCAGAAGCTGGTGATTGAATTCGTATCAGCTTATCCCTTGATTGCATTTAGCTCAGTAGTGGTTTTTGCTCCAATTTTAGAAGAATTGATTTTCCGTGGATTTTTAGCGACCTATTTCTTCCCTAAAATGGCAGGCATGAAGGCTGTTGGAATCTATCTTGTTGTAACGGGGTCTTTATTTAGTCTGGTCCATATGCCAGCAACTCTTCCCCAATTTTTGATTTATTTCACAATGGGACTCAATCTAGGATGGCTCTATCTGATTAGATGTGATATTCGTTATCCGATTGCGCTACATATGCTCAACAACGGTATTTCTTATTTGATGATTGTATTTTTAGTATAA
- a CDS encoding DUF3169 family protein has translation MKQGKQLTTKQRWMRNLTYLFLGAIFGAFYGFFGVLISKFGLPPFVNLDNFLFCLRIITFVIFAGTVYFILKANQTHKLYHSISDEDEERVDETYMKMFRNLEYANISFNVAASLTLLNLGLGFGVTFLEKGALMYGSIFDAVFYVILLISQIFIMKLTQKIREYKLSVFATVKEVKDFMEAMDEGEKQANYEMSFQIVFTLNQIVLPGLYLFLFVLSMLLQERQITAFLVVAFLHIYINILNVQMIRKYFK, from the coding sequence ATGAAACAGGGAAAACAATTAACGACAAAACAAAGATGGATGAGGAATCTTACCTATTTGTTTTTAGGAGCAATTTTCGGTGCATTTTATGGCTTTTTTGGAGTATTGATTTCTAAGTTTGGATTACCGCCTTTTGTCAATCTAGATAACTTTCTATTTTGTTTGCGTATCATTACTTTTGTCATTTTCGCTGGAACCGTATATTTTATTCTTAAGGCTAATCAAACTCATAAACTTTACCATTCTATTTCAGATGAGGATGAAGAACGTGTTGATGAGACATATATGAAAATGTTTCGTAACCTAGAATACGCGAACATATCTTTCAATGTTGCTGCGTCATTGACTCTTTTAAATTTAGGATTAGGTTTTGGAGTTACCTTCTTAGAAAAGGGGGCACTCATGTACGGGTCAATATTTGATGCAGTTTTCTATGTCATTCTTCTCATTTCTCAGATTTTTATCATGAAATTAACTCAGAAAATTCGTGAATATAAGTTGTCTGTATTTGCTACGGTAAAAGAGGTGAAGGATTTTATGGAGGCCATGGATGAGGGAGAAAAACAAGCTAACTACGAAATGAGTTTCCAAATCGTCTTCACTTTAAATCAAATCGTGTTACCAGGTTTGTATCTATTCCTATTTGTACTTAGCATGCTATTGCAAGAGCGACAAATTACAGCCTTTCTAGTTGTTGCTTTTCTTCACATTTACATCAATATTCTTAATGTACAAATGATACGGAAATATTTTAAATAG
- the prsA gene encoding peptidylprolyl isomerase PrsA: MKQTKKILAGAVTLFAAVTLAACSNAADKDIITMKGNTITVSEFYEKVKTNSQAQQVLLSMIISNVFEDQYGDKVTAKEVDEAYDKMAEQYGDSFATALSSAGLTQETYKEQIRTNKLVEYAVKQAAEKELTDENYKAAYDAYTPEVTARVIKLTDEAKANEVLAAAQAEGADFAQLAKDNSTDTATKDNGGEVQFDSTSTTVPTEVQNAVFALDAGQVGASVISVVDMTTYTTSYYVVKLEAKSEKSANWEDYKDKLKEIILAQKQSDSTFVATVLKEALQKANVKVKDSAFQNLLSQYVTTEESSSSSTESSSSSTESSSSTTESSSSSGQ; encoded by the coding sequence ATGAAGCAAACTAAAAAAATTCTCGCGGGTGCAGTAACACTCTTTGCTGCGGTAACGCTCGCTGCTTGTTCCAATGCAGCTGATAAAGATATCATTACGATGAAAGGCAATACGATTACTGTGTCTGAGTTTTATGAGAAGGTAAAAACAAACTCTCAAGCTCAACAAGTTCTATTGTCAATGATTATTAGTAATGTATTTGAAGACCAGTATGGTGACAAAGTGACTGCAAAAGAAGTCGATGAGGCTTATGACAAAATGGCAGAGCAATATGGTGATTCATTTGCAACAGCTCTTTCTTCAGCTGGCTTGACTCAAGAAACTTACAAAGAACAAATCCGTACTAATAAATTAGTTGAGTATGCTGTAAAACAGGCCGCTGAGAAGGAATTGACTGATGAGAACTACAAGGCAGCTTATGATGCCTATACCCCAGAAGTAACAGCACGTGTCATCAAATTGACAGACGAAGCTAAGGCAAATGAAGTTTTAGCTGCAGCACAAGCTGAAGGTGCAGATTTTGCTCAATTGGCGAAAGACAATTCTACGGATACTGCTACAAAAGACAATGGAGGCGAAGTACAATTCGATTCAACTTCAACAACTGTTCCTACAGAAGTTCAAAACGCGGTCTTTGCTTTGGATGCAGGCCAAGTAGGGGCATCCGTTATTTCAGTAGTAGATATGACAACTTATACAACTAGCTACTATGTTGTAAAATTGGAAGCGAAGTCAGAAAAATCTGCCAACTGGGAAGACTACAAAGATAAGTTGAAAGAGATTATTTTGGCGCAAAAACAAAGTGATTCAACATTTGTTGCTACTGTGCTGAAAGAAGCACTCCAAAAAGCAAACGTTAAGGTTAAAGACAGTGCTTTCCAAAATCTTCTTTCACAATATGTGACAACAGAAGAAAGCAGTTCTTCATCAACGGAAAGTAGCTCTTCGTCGACCGAAAGCTCTTCTTCTACAACAGAATCTTCTAGTTCTTCAGGTCAATAA
- the alaS gene encoding alanine--tRNA ligase: MKNLSSAQIRQMWLDFWKSKGHFVEPSANLVPVNDPTLLWINSGVATLKKYFDGSVIPDNPRITNAQKSIRTNDIENVGKTARHHTMFEMLGNFSIGDYFRDEAIEWGFELLTSPEWFAFPKDKLYMTYYPDDVDSYNRWIALGVEPSHLIPLEDNFWEIGAGPSGPDTEIFFDRGTDFDPENIGIRLLEEDIENDRYIEIWNIVLSQFNADPAVPRSEYKELPNKNIDTGAGLERLAAIFQGAKTNFETDLFLPIIREVEKISGKTYDPDGDNMSFKVIADHIRALSFAIGDGALPGNEGRGYVLRRLLRRASMHGQRLGITEPFLYKLVETVGNIMESYYPEILEKRAFIEKIVKSEGESFARTIHTGSQFAEQLMDKLAAEGKSEIDGRDIFKLYDTYGFQVELTEELAEHRGMTLDIAGFEAAMKEQQDRARASVVKGGSMGMQNETLAAITEESTFVYGQTALEASLSVIVADNARTEAVSEGQALLVFDQTPFYAEMGGQVADHGFVKNAAGDIVATVIDVQKAPNGQPLHTVELSASISVGQTYTLEIETKRRKGVEKNHTATHLLHAALHNIIGEHATQAGSLNEQDFLRFDFTHFEAVTAEELRRIEEEVNEQIWNAIPVVTVETDIDTAKEMGAMALFGEKYGKEVRVVTIGDYSVELCGGTHVGNTAEIGIFKILKEEGIGSGTRRIIAVTGREAFLAYRDQEDALKEVAVTIKSPQIKEVPNKVESLAQQVRDLQKENAALKEKAAAAAAGDVFKDVKDANGIRYIASQVQVSDAGALRTFADNWKQKDYSDVLVLVAVIGDKVNVLVASKSSDVHAGKLIKVLAPIVAGRGGGKPDMAMAGGSDASAIQNLLNSVAENL, encoded by the coding sequence ATGAAAAATTTATCTTCTGCTCAAATTCGTCAAATGTGGTTGGATTTCTGGAAATCAAAGGGTCACTTTGTTGAGCCTTCAGCAAATCTAGTCCCTGTTAACGATCCAACTCTTTTGTGGATTAATTCTGGTGTGGCAACTCTAAAAAAATACTTCGATGGCTCTGTCATTCCAGATAACCCACGGATTACAAATGCCCAAAAATCCATCCGTACCAACGATATTGAAAACGTTGGTAAGACAGCCCGCCACCACACCATGTTTGAAATGCTTGGTAACTTCTCGATTGGTGATTACTTCCGTGACGAAGCGATCGAGTGGGGTTTTGAGCTCTTGACAAGCCCAGAGTGGTTTGCCTTTCCAAAAGACAAGCTCTATATGACCTACTATCCTGATGATGTGGATTCATACAATCGTTGGATTGCTCTTGGTGTTGAGCCAAGCCACTTGATTCCGCTTGAAGATAACTTCTGGGAAATCGGTGCAGGTCCTTCTGGTCCAGATACGGAGATTTTCTTTGACCGTGGTACTGACTTTGACCCTGAAAACATTGGTATCCGTCTCTTGGAAGAAGATATTGAAAATGACCGTTACATCGAGATTTGGAATATCGTATTGTCCCAGTTCAACGCAGACCCAGCTGTTCCGCGTTCTGAATACAAGGAATTGCCTAACAAAAACATTGATACGGGTGCAGGTTTAGAGCGTTTGGCGGCTATTTTCCAAGGGGCTAAGACCAACTTTGAAACGGACCTCTTCTTGCCAATCATTCGTGAAGTAGAGAAGATTTCTGGTAAGACCTACGATCCAGATGGCGACAACATGAGCTTCAAGGTTATTGCAGACCATATCCGTGCCCTTTCTTTTGCCATTGGTGACGGTGCCCTTCCTGGAAATGAAGGTCGTGGTTATGTCCTTCGTCGTCTTCTCCGTCGTGCTTCTATGCATGGTCAACGTTTGGGCATTACAGAGCCATTCTTGTACAAATTGGTGGAGACAGTTGGCAATATCATGGAAAGCTACTATCCAGAAATACTTGAAAAACGTGCCTTCATTGAAAAGATTGTTAAGAGTGAAGGAGAGTCATTTGCTCGTACTATCCATACAGGTTCACAATTTGCTGAGCAATTGATGGATAAATTGGCAGCAGAAGGTAAGTCTGAGATTGATGGTCGTGACATTTTCAAACTCTATGATACCTATGGTTTCCAAGTAGAATTGACAGAAGAATTGGCTGAGCACCGTGGAATGACCCTTGATATTGCTGGTTTTGAAGCGGCTATGAAAGAGCAACAAGACCGTGCCCGTGCCTCAGTTGTCAAAGGTGGTTCAATGGGTATGCAAAATGAAACCCTGGCTGCTATCACAGAAGAGTCGACCTTTGTTTACGGCCAAACAGCTCTTGAAGCAAGCTTATCTGTCATTGTGGCTGATAATGCGCGTACAGAAGCAGTCTCAGAAGGTCAAGCCCTCCTTGTCTTTGACCAAACACCATTCTATGCAGAAATGGGTGGTCAGGTTGCAGACCATGGTTTTGTGAAAAATGCTGCTGGAGACATTGTTGCGACTGTCATCGATGTGCAGAAAGCACCGAATGGTCAGCCATTGCATACCGTAGAACTGTCCGCAAGTATTTCAGTTGGTCAAACCTACACACTTGAAATCGAAACAAAACGCCGTAAGGGTGTTGAGAAGAACCACACAGCAACTCACTTGCTCCATGCAGCTCTTCACAATATTATCGGCGAGCATGCAACACAGGCTGGTTCCTTGAACGAGCAAGACTTCCTCCGCTTTGACTTTACGCATTTTGAGGCAGTTACTGCGGAAGAACTTCGTCGTATTGAAGAAGAAGTCAATGAGCAAATTTGGAATGCCATTCCAGTTGTAACGGTTGAAACTGATATTGACACAGCTAAGGAAATGGGTGCTATGGCCCTCTTCGGTGAAAAATACGGTAAAGAAGTCCGCGTTGTTACTATCGGTGACTATTCTGTCGAACTCTGTGGTGGTACCCACGTTGGCAACACCGCTGAAATCGGTATCTTCAAGATTTTGAAAGAAGAAGGTATCGGTTCAGGTACTCGCCGTATCATTGCGGTAACAGGCCGTGAAGCCTTCCTTGCCTATCGTGACCAAGAAGATGCCCTCAAAGAAGTAGCGGTAACCATCAAGTCACCGCAGATCAAGGAAGTGCCAAACAAGGTTGAAAGTCTTGCTCAGCAAGTTCGTGACCTGCAAAAAGAAAATGCAGCTCTGAAAGAAAAAGCAGCGGCAGCCGCTGCTGGTGATGTCTTCAAAGATGTCAAAGATGCTAACGGCATTCGCTACATTGCCAGCCAAGTCCAAGTTTCAGATGCAGGTGCCCTCCGTACCTTCGCTGACAATTGGAAGCAAAAAGACTACTCTGATGTCTTGGTGTTGGTTGCGGTTATCGGTGACAAGGTCAATGTCCTTGTGGCAAGTAAGTCAAGCGATGTTCATGCAGGAAAACTCATCAAAGTCCTTGCGCCAATCGTAGCAGGTCGTGGTGGTGGTAAGCCAGACATGGCCATGGCAGGTGGTAGCGATGCCTCTGCTATCCAAAACCTCTTGAACAGTGTTGCTGAAAACTTATAA
- the nrdF gene encoding class 1b ribonucleoside-diphosphate reductase subunit beta, whose translation METYYKAINWNAIEDVIDKSTWEKLTEQFWLDTRIPLSNDLDDWRKLTAEEKDLVGKVFGGLTLLDTLQSETGVQALRNDIRTPHEEAVYNNIQFMESVHAKSYSSIFSTLNTKSEIEEIFEWTNSNEYLQRKAKIINEIYETGTPLEKKVASVFLETFLFYSGFFTPLYYLGNNKLANVAEIIKLIIRDESVHGTYIGYKFQLGFNELSEEEQDKLRDWMYDLLYQLYENEEGYTRSLYDAVGWTEEVLTFLRYNANKALMNLGQDPLFPDSADDVNPIIMNGISTGTSNHDFFSQVGNGYLLGEVEAMQDDDYLYGL comes from the coding sequence ATGGAAACCTACTACAAAGCCATAAACTGGAACGCCATTGAGGATGTTATCGACAAGTCAACTTGGGAAAAGTTGACCGAGCAATTCTGGCTCGATACACGTATCCCATTATCAAACGACTTGGATGACTGGCGTAAACTTACTGCTGAAGAAAAAGACCTGGTTGGTAAGGTCTTTGGTGGATTGACCCTCTTGGATACCCTTCAATCTGAAACAGGTGTCCAAGCTCTTCGCAACGATATTCGTACACCGCACGAAGAAGCTGTTTACAACAACATCCAATTCATGGAGTCTGTTCACGCCAAATCCTACTCTTCTATCTTCTCAACCTTGAATACCAAGTCTGAGATTGAAGAAATTTTTGAGTGGACTAACAGCAACGAATACTTGCAACGCAAGGCAAAGATTATCAACGAAATCTACGAAACAGGTACTCCTCTTGAGAAGAAAGTTGCCAGTGTTTTCCTAGAAACCTTCCTCTTCTACTCTGGTTTCTTCACGCCACTCTACTACCTTGGTAACAACAAGCTGGCCAACGTTGCAGAAATCATCAAGCTGATCATCCGTGACGAGTCTGTGCACGGTACCTACATCGGTTACAAGTTCCAGCTTGGTTTCAATGAATTGTCCGAGGAAGAACAAGATAAACTCCGCGACTGGATGTACGACCTTCTCTACCAACTTTACGAAAATGAAGAAGGCTACACACGCTCCCTCTATGACGCAGTCGGCTGGACTGAGGAAGTCTTGACTTTCCTTCGTTACAATGCCAACAAGGCTCTCATGAACTTGGGACAGGATCCACTCTTCCCAGATTCAGCAGATGATGTAAACCCAATCATCATGAACGGTATTTCAACCGGTACATCTAACCACGACTTCTTCTCCCAAGTCGGTAACGGCTATCTTCTTGGTGAAGTGGAAGCTATGCAGGACGATGATTATCTTTACGGTTTATAA
- a CDS encoding DUF3278 domain-containing protein: protein MKKDNLHIRAIRYFYDIVGELDEVSYAALTNFGNNMYMLFMTVTLLSFLVSFALGEDVMGISLFLTLVYSQFKQDAIIKQLGLDKLVVAKADVKMARKKMMKRTLYQTLQIAVLSLLVSICLWQSQILQESGTSAAEYFQFVTPMTVVLLTLVGFVSFYFANRKRITFI from the coding sequence ATGAAAAAGGATAATCTACACATTCGAGCAATTCGTTATTTCTATGATATCGTTGGTGAGTTAGACGAGGTGTCTTATGCGGCCTTGACCAATTTCGGCAACAATATGTATATGCTCTTTATGACAGTGACACTGCTAAGCTTCCTAGTTAGCTTTGCGCTGGGAGAAGATGTCATGGGGATCAGCCTTTTCTTGACACTGGTTTATTCTCAATTCAAACAGGACGCCATTATCAAACAGTTGGGTCTGGATAAATTGGTGGTTGCCAAGGCTGATGTAAAAATGGCTCGGAAGAAAATGATGAAACGAACTCTGTATCAAACCTTACAGATTGCCGTTTTGAGTTTGCTAGTCAGTATCTGCCTCTGGCAGTCACAAATTCTACAGGAAAGTGGAACATCTGCAGCGGAGTATTTCCAGTTTGTCACGCCCATGACCGTTGTCCTTCTGACCTTAGTAGGATTTGTTAGCTTCTACTTTGCCAATCGTAAGAGAATCACATTCATTTAA
- a CDS encoding LURP-one-related/scramblase family protein, whose protein sequence is MKQFQVKQRFTFGGEKFDIRDSFGDLAYQVQGSFLEIPKRFTVTNSRGEAVCQITKKILTFLPQFMIEMADGHSFYVQKEFTFFKDRYTVENLGLILDGNIWDLDFRLKRLDGMLVAEISKELFHLTSHYSVTVLEDSYADLVISLVVAIDYIEMMEDASN, encoded by the coding sequence ATGAAGCAATTTCAAGTGAAACAGCGCTTTACCTTTGGTGGTGAAAAATTTGATATCCGTGATAGTTTTGGAGATCTTGCTTATCAAGTGCAAGGCTCGTTCCTTGAAATTCCAAAACGATTTACTGTGACCAATTCCAGAGGAGAAGCAGTTTGTCAGATTACCAAGAAAATTTTGACCTTTCTTCCTCAATTCATGATTGAGATGGCAGATGGGCATTCTTTCTACGTGCAAAAGGAATTTACTTTTTTCAAGGATCGCTATACTGTGGAAAATCTAGGTTTAATCCTAGACGGAAATATCTGGGATTTGGATTTTCGCTTGAAAAGGCTAGATGGTATGCTCGTAGCTGAAATCTCCAAAGAACTCTTTCATTTAACGTCTCATTACTCCGTTACTGTATTGGAGGACTCCTATGCAGATTTGGTCATTTCCTTAGTGGTCGCAATTGACTACATCGAAATGATGGAAGATGCATCGAATTAA
- a CDS encoding DUF6630 family protein: MLTEEQLQDIFELADLMSNGDRELFLQLRDVVFASDPNQILDSIERILEPDSFDDFLDRVGESEKENLWLILIKLLEHFNYICVRDYKDNLEDFIYFFDRLHQVRNAGISLKLDSDGLNPAASISEWARVVDSKYLDENFCLGAVDMDTDSYYLFFSKQETFVRLQELAGNLGYQIDYAKNM; encoded by the coding sequence ATGTTAACGGAAGAACAACTACAGGACATTTTTGAACTGGCAGACCTCATGTCAAATGGTGACAGGGAGCTATTTCTTCAACTTAGGGATGTGGTTTTTGCTAGTGATCCGAATCAGATTCTAGACTCTATTGAACGCATCTTAGAACCAGATTCATTCGATGATTTCTTGGACCGTGTTGGGGAGTCTGAAAAGGAAAATCTTTGGTTAATCTTGATAAAATTACTAGAGCATTTTAATTATATTTGTGTGCGTGATTATAAGGATAATCTTGAAGATTTTATCTACTTTTTTGACCGTCTTCATCAAGTCCGCAATGCAGGGATTTCTCTCAAATTGGATTCAGATGGATTAAATCCAGCTGCCTCTATTTCAGAATGGGCAAGAGTTGTTGATAGCAAATATCTTGATGAAAACTTTTGTCTAGGGGCAGTAGATATGGACACGGATAGTTACTATCTCTTTTTCAGTAAGCAAGAGACTTTTGTTCGACTTCAAGAACTAGCTGGAAATTTAGGGTATCAAATTGATTACGCCAAAAATATGTAA
- a CDS encoding CPBP family intramembrane glutamic endopeptidase: MNRLGSVKDWNVVKNWKFLFVGLAVVALNVLTQMAVFTLPNFDGTNLLIAAALILLAVLLGLILTGKLGLWKGEQKWGMGANIGFVVLAFIVMFGLKIIGGQLIMLEEGYGQTTANQEIINNSGLPTLVLFLFAVLFAPVLEELIFRGILMGKVFGKDSIVGLLLSSFLFGLIHNPTNIGSWVVYGGLVLGLAYRISGKYTNALILHSLNNLIGFLLMLLMQSLGLI, encoded by the coding sequence ATGAATAGACTTGGAAGTGTCAAAGATTGGAATGTAGTTAAAAATTGGAAATTTCTCTTTGTGGGACTGGCTGTCGTTGCACTAAATGTATTGACCCAGATGGCTGTGTTTACCCTACCAAATTTTGATGGGACTAACCTACTGATTGCTGCAGCGCTCATATTGCTTGCTGTATTGCTTGGTCTTATCTTGACTGGTAAATTAGGTCTGTGGAAAGGTGAGCAGAAATGGGGGATGGGTGCGAATATTGGTTTTGTAGTCCTCGCTTTTATCGTCATGTTTGGTTTGAAAATAATTGGTGGGCAATTGATTATGCTGGAAGAGGGATACGGTCAAACGACTGCCAATCAGGAAATCATCAACAATTCAGGCTTACCAACCTTAGTTTTGTTTCTCTTTGCTGTACTTTTTGCTCCAGTTCTTGAAGAATTAATTTTCCGTGGCATTCTCATGGGTAAAGTCTTTGGTAAGGATTCGATTGTAGGATTATTGCTATCGAGTTTTCTGTTTGGACTTATTCACAATCCGACCAATATCGGATCTTGGGTTGTCTATGGAGGTCTGGTCCTGGGACTCGCCTATCGTATTTCTGGCAAATATACCAATGCACTTATTCTACACAGTCTCAATAATCTTATCGGATTTTTGTTGATGCTACTGATGCAAAGTCTGGGCTTGATATAG
- a CDS encoding helix-turn-helix transcriptional regulator, with protein MEYVLKNRLKELRARDSLNQTELAKLAEVSRQTISLIERGEYTPSVVIAMRIAQIFNENVENVFQLVEVEE; from the coding sequence ATGGAATATGTCTTAAAAAATCGGCTCAAGGAGTTGCGGGCACGGGATAGCCTCAACCAGACAGAGCTGGCCAAGTTAGCAGAAGTATCACGGCAGACCATTAGCTTGATTGAGCGGGGAGAATACACACCCTCTGTGGTCATTGCCATGCGGATTGCACAGATTTTTAACGAAAATGTAGAGAATGTCTTTCAATTAGTGGAGGTAGAAGAATGA